The Prosthecobacter sp. SYSU 5D2 genome has a window encoding:
- a CDS encoding oligosaccharide flippase family protein, translated as MATALVVSPFIINGLGFNNYGAWLLATSFAGYLEFLDLGFSTAAVRSYSRAIGTNNTGQLRGLFEFLQKHYLRLGVAVIGLGGLLLLGALSFNPGLAVPSVTLMTALLIVLNGIVFSFRARATLLKARLEYGKIIGTGLARLLVFTGVVVWWGEEGVTLWKLIGLQVMLQILEQVAVYFWAGPLVPKASGAEFSKQDRSIFLSFAKDVALSGVTTALRHRIDVQLLGWYVSMASISHYSIGSRLPSLFFDMVNSVFGGHLMAGFTQMVATNDPARVQNALFRMLRLSGVAAVTGGTGICVFGPVFIECWLGTHLAATTPVLQMLTLGAAVTALHYPVISFLGAINAWGTVVRMSVISAALNFICSWILVQQMGTMGVVWGTFGEQLAWSLLLWPVMIAKETDIPLWKYVRVVFFESALPLTLTTVPLCLALRHWMQPDSFLDLALCTSVVGVHAAAACCVLDVETRDLVMRKLGIRK; from the coding sequence GTGGCGACTGCCCTGGTGGTGTCTCCCTTCATCATCAACGGGCTGGGATTTAACAACTACGGAGCCTGGCTGCTGGCTACTTCCTTTGCAGGGTATCTGGAGTTTCTGGACCTGGGCTTCAGCACCGCCGCCGTGCGATCCTATTCCCGGGCGATCGGGACCAACAATACAGGCCAGCTCAGGGGGCTTTTTGAGTTCCTGCAGAAACATTACCTCCGCCTTGGTGTAGCGGTGATCGGACTTGGCGGCCTGCTGCTATTGGGAGCCCTGTCTTTCAACCCAGGGCTGGCGGTTCCCAGTGTCACGTTGATGACGGCGCTTTTGATCGTGTTGAACGGGATCGTGTTTTCGTTTAGGGCGCGGGCAACCTTGTTAAAAGCCCGGCTGGAATATGGCAAGATCATCGGGACCGGACTGGCGCGGCTGCTTGTGTTTACCGGTGTCGTCGTCTGGTGGGGGGAGGAGGGAGTCACTTTGTGGAAGCTCATCGGGCTCCAAGTGATGCTTCAAATTCTGGAGCAGGTGGCGGTCTATTTCTGGGCCGGACCGCTGGTTCCCAAGGCCAGCGGCGCGGAATTTTCCAAGCAGGACCGTTCCATTTTTTTAAGTTTCGCCAAAGACGTGGCTTTGTCAGGGGTGACCACCGCTCTGCGCCATCGCATTGATGTCCAGTTGCTCGGCTGGTATGTCTCCATGGCCAGCATCTCGCATTATTCGATTGGGTCCCGCCTGCCCTCGTTGTTTTTTGACATGGTGAACTCCGTTTTCGGGGGGCATCTTATGGCTGGCTTTACCCAAATGGTGGCGACGAACGATCCCGCACGGGTGCAGAACGCCTTATTTCGCATGCTGCGATTAAGCGGGGTCGCCGCAGTCACGGGAGGCACTGGCATCTGCGTTTTCGGCCCTGTGTTTATCGAGTGCTGGCTGGGAACCCATCTGGCGGCCACGACACCTGTGCTTCAGATGCTGACGCTCGGGGCTGCCGTCACCGCCCTACACTACCCAGTCATCTCCTTTCTTGGGGCCATCAATGCCTGGGGGACAGTTGTCCGAATGTCCGTGATTTCGGCCGCACTCAACTTCATTTGCAGTTGGATCCTGGTTCAGCAGATGGGGACCATGGGCGTGGTATGGGGCACTTTCGGAGAGCAACTCGCTTGGAGTCTTTTGCTCTGGCCGGTGATGATCGCCAAAGAAACCGACATCCCGCTATGGAAGTATGTTCGTGTCGTGTTTTTCGAAAGTGCGCTGCCTCTGACTTTGACGACCGTGCCCCTGTGCTTGGCATTGCGACATTGGATGCAGCCAGACAGTTTCCTGGACCTGGCTCTATGCACCTCGGTGGTCGGCGTCCATGCGGCCGCCGCTTGCTGCGTTCTGGATGTGGAAACCCGTGATCTGGTCATGCGCAAGCTGGGGATCCGAAAATAG
- a CDS encoding class I SAM-dependent methyltransferase, giving the protein MENLHCRSCNSPGLLPVIDLGSQPLANNLLNPEDLGKPEPRFPLKVNVCTSCWLMQISDTVPPVDLFSDYVYFSSFSDHMLQHAREASLRYISEKSLSSGSFVVEVASNDGYLLRNFVEAGVPCLGFEPAANIAKVARENGVETHCSFFGLESASALSADRGRADLILGNNVFAHVPAPNDFVAGLKELLKPAGWIVLEFPYGVDMIDKVEFDTIYHEHVFYFTLTPLLPLFARHGLEIFHVERLAIHGGSLRLFACHHGQEQIRPSVSSLLKEEAGHGVGTTGYYQEFSNRAAKVKAELTAFLEEQQAAGKRVAAYGASAKGSTLLNYVGEAARTIEFIADRSTYKHGKLSPGVHAPILPAEELAAKFPDYALLLAWNFATEIVSQQSVYITQGGKFAVPLPKLKLIP; this is encoded by the coding sequence GTGGAAAATCTACATTGCCGCTCCTGTAACTCTCCCGGGCTTTTGCCCGTTATTGACCTTGGCTCCCAACCATTGGCCAACAATTTGCTAAACCCTGAGGATCTGGGAAAACCGGAGCCTCGATTCCCCCTGAAGGTCAATGTATGCACCAGCTGCTGGCTCATGCAAATTTCCGATACCGTCCCGCCAGTGGACCTGTTCAGCGATTACGTTTACTTCTCCTCTTTTTCGGATCACATGCTGCAGCATGCTCGCGAAGCCTCCTTACGATACATCTCTGAAAAGTCTTTGAGTTCTGGCAGCTTTGTAGTGGAGGTGGCCAGTAATGACGGGTATCTGCTCAGAAATTTTGTGGAAGCCGGAGTTCCCTGCCTTGGCTTTGAGCCGGCGGCCAACATCGCCAAAGTAGCACGTGAAAACGGTGTAGAAACTCACTGTAGCTTTTTTGGCTTGGAGTCAGCCTCTGCCCTCAGCGCTGACCGCGGCAGAGCGGATTTGATTTTGGGTAACAATGTTTTTGCTCATGTACCAGCTCCCAACGACTTTGTGGCCGGTCTTAAAGAGCTGCTCAAGCCTGCTGGCTGGATCGTTCTGGAGTTTCCATATGGAGTGGACATGATTGACAAGGTGGAGTTTGACACCATTTACCATGAACATGTTTTTTACTTCACCCTGACTCCGCTGCTCCCGCTTTTCGCACGTCATGGACTTGAAATCTTCCATGTCGAACGCCTGGCCATTCACGGCGGATCATTGCGCCTGTTCGCCTGCCATCACGGTCAGGAACAGATCCGCCCCAGTGTCAGCTCGCTGTTGAAGGAAGAGGCTGGCCATGGTGTCGGCACAACAGGCTATTACCAGGAGTTCAGCAACCGGGCTGCAAAGGTGAAGGCAGAACTTACCGCCTTTCTCGAAGAACAGCAGGCCGCAGGCAAACGCGTGGCCGCATATGGAGCCTCCGCCAAGGGCAGCACCCTCCTTAACTATGTGGGGGAAGCCGCCAGGACGATCGAGTTCATCGCTGACCGCAGCACATACAAGCATGGCAAGCTGAGTCCTGGTGTGCATGCACCGATCTTGCCAGCCGAAGAGCTTGCAGCCAAATTTCCAGATTATGCGCTGCTGCTGGCATGGAACTTTGCCACTGAAATCGTCTCTCAACAGAGTGTCTATATTACCCAAGGCGGTAAATTTGCAGTTCCACTACCAAAGTTAAAATTAATTCCTTAG
- the rfbF gene encoding glucose-1-phosphate cytidylyltransferase: protein MKVIILCGGLGTRLREETEYRPKPMVPVGGQPILWHIMKSYAHHGFRDFVLCLGYKGEVIKDYFRNYLWNRSDVTLKLGHNPQITYHNTHQEEDWTVTLLETGLATQTGGRLLRAMNHVGDEDVLFTYGDGLTNMNIRQSVDFHYAQHGMVTMSAVRPAGRFGELGINGTTIMSFQEKPLQEDGFINGGYMVLNQSVRNYLTGDECIFEREPLQSLAAAGKLNAYKHEGYWQCMDTYREFEILNKLWDAREAPWKVW from the coding sequence ATGAAAGTTATTATACTATGTGGTGGCCTAGGCACCCGGCTGCGCGAAGAAACGGAGTATCGTCCAAAACCCATGGTGCCCGTTGGAGGGCAGCCCATTTTATGGCACATCATGAAGTCCTATGCTCATCATGGATTTCGTGATTTCGTGCTTTGCCTTGGATATAAGGGTGAAGTCATCAAAGACTATTTCCGCAATTACCTTTGGAACCGCAGTGATGTGACGCTCAAATTAGGGCACAATCCGCAGATTACATATCATAATACTCACCAAGAAGAAGACTGGACCGTGACCCTGCTGGAAACAGGGCTTGCCACCCAGACCGGAGGGCGTCTTTTGCGCGCCATGAATCATGTCGGGGATGAAGATGTGCTGTTCACCTATGGTGACGGCCTCACAAACATGAATATCCGTCAGTCAGTTGATTTTCATTACGCTCAGCACGGCATGGTCACCATGTCGGCCGTTCGTCCAGCGGGTCGCTTTGGCGAGCTTGGCATTAACGGAACGACCATCATGTCATTTCAAGAAAAGCCACTGCAGGAAGATGGCTTTATTAACGGCGGTTACATGGTTCTGAACCAAAGCGTGCGTAATTATTTGACCGGCGATGAGTGCATTTTCGAGCGTGAGCCGCTGCAAAGCCTGGCTGCAGCAGGCAAATTAAACGCCTATAAGCACGAAGGTTACTGGCAGTGCATGGATACTTATCGTGAATTTGAAATTTTGAACAAGCTTTGGGATGCCCGCGAGGCCCCCTGGAAGGTCTGGTGA
- a CDS encoding TIGR00180 family glycosyltransferase encodes MSSSPLSSKLTLVVPTRNRPGMLDRLLKYWEMSMPPLPIIVADSSEASPMAVNKALCAETKKHDISHHAFDGEIAFIEKVARAVELVRTPYMFLCADDDFLLPSPLAEFLANLEAAPDIVCVQGLSVFFRPAISVGYNDRLLLDVHSGYRLDQSTATERLNAHLGHYRALIYSLRRTSEFLEDVRLVVPLQDQLMLMELALGSLDAIRGKISRPEKVMTMIESHPGGAYHKHKKVTYWNQVIFAPDFSHWLGIYIQIIASQLERFSGLRGEAAEEEVRRSLVAFSQEHFTMRAPKIDNKAKFFNLPVVGPVIKKAWLKAAKLYDYCRLMNKHGQALKAEDFRDLIKYLEKHIGYAPDKSIIR; translated from the coding sequence ATGTCGTCCTCCCCCTTATCGAGTAAGTTGACATTGGTCGTTCCGACACGGAACCGGCCGGGCATGTTGGACCGTCTTTTGAAATACTGGGAGATGAGCATGCCGCCACTGCCCATCATCGTGGCTGACTCCAGTGAAGCCAGTCCCATGGCGGTCAACAAGGCCCTATGCGCTGAAACGAAAAAGCATGACATCAGTCATCATGCCTTCGACGGTGAAATTGCCTTCATCGAAAAGGTAGCCCGTGCTGTCGAGCTGGTTCGCACCCCATACATGTTCCTTTGTGCAGATGATGATTTTCTGCTACCCAGCCCGTTGGCTGAGTTTCTAGCCAATCTGGAGGCCGCCCCCGACATCGTCTGCGTTCAGGGGCTCTCCGTATTTTTTCGGCCAGCCATCTCGGTCGGCTACAATGACCGGCTGCTGCTGGATGTGCATAGCGGCTACCGGCTCGACCAGTCGACGGCGACAGAGCGGCTAAATGCTCATCTGGGACATTACCGGGCGCTCATTTACAGCCTGCGCCGGACGTCTGAATTCCTGGAGGATGTGCGGCTGGTGGTCCCGCTTCAGGATCAGTTGATGCTCATGGAATTGGCACTCGGCTCCCTGGATGCAATCCGGGGTAAGATTAGCCGGCCTGAGAAGGTGATGACAATGATCGAAAGCCATCCCGGCGGAGCCTATCACAAACACAAGAAAGTGACCTACTGGAACCAGGTCATTTTTGCCCCCGATTTCTCCCATTGGCTGGGCATCTACATCCAGATCATCGCCTCACAGTTGGAGCGTTTTTCAGGGCTGCGTGGTGAGGCCGCCGAGGAGGAGGTGCGCCGCTCTCTCGTTGCCTTCAGCCAGGAGCACTTCACCATGCGCGCCCCCAAAATAGATAACAAGGCGAAGTTTTTCAATCTGCCTGTCGTGGGTCCCGTGATAAAGAAAGCCTGGTTGAAGGCGGCCAAACTGTATGACTACTGCCGCTTGATGAACAAGCACGGTCAGGCCCTCAAGGCGGAGGATTTCAGGGACTTGATCAAATATCTTGAGAAGCACATTGGCTACGCGCCTGACAAGTCCATCATCCGCTGA
- a CDS encoding glycosyltransferase → MISHPTWRQNPQVLLVSHNFPPVVGPESYLVYLNAVSLHRAGFQVTVLTSSHEFKHTKQQYDSALLDALPSAIKVLRTVSYDAWFKAKFPRVGGVALQAMERTFLPESYMMWLPSSYRRGRRHLAENPSIIYSRAQKHVSNVCGWRLKRTTGLPWVAHFSDPWSMHLKAPLARCLAKIFERRILRDADKVVFVTQKTADVVMRQYPEAWQKKINIIPHGYAKEVSAPNPIHGPSSGPLRLLHAGAFYPGQRTPETLFKALRVLHNKRSLEGRLSLTLLGGENENYRGMAQSLGLAGLVSFEPSVSLSECHRLLDECDLPVMIDTLGCEGIFLPSKLIEYFAFQKPVLGITEPASAVSRVLKDCGLPVADQTDAAQIAGVLEDFLQQWELGTWGLPASVKEKMASYQIDRVNQPLFEILEGLQQQVRAVR, encoded by the coding sequence ATGATTTCCCACCCAACTTGGCGACAAAATCCGCAGGTGCTGCTCGTTTCGCATAATTTCCCCCCTGTGGTCGGGCCGGAATCTTATCTGGTGTATCTCAACGCGGTGTCCTTGCACCGGGCAGGCTTCCAAGTTACAGTTCTGACTTCGTCTCACGAATTCAAACACACCAAGCAGCAATACGACAGCGCGTTGTTGGATGCACTGCCCTCGGCGATCAAGGTCTTGCGCACTGTCAGCTATGACGCTTGGTTCAAAGCCAAGTTTCCCAGAGTTGGTGGTGTGGCCTTGCAGGCCATGGAGCGAACATTTCTGCCGGAGAGCTACATGATGTGGTTGCCTTCGTCATACCGGAGGGGGCGGCGGCATCTGGCTGAAAATCCTTCCATCATCTATTCCCGTGCGCAGAAGCACGTCAGCAACGTCTGCGGCTGGCGATTGAAACGTACCACCGGCCTGCCTTGGGTCGCCCACTTCAGCGACCCTTGGAGCATGCATTTGAAGGCTCCACTTGCCAGATGCTTGGCCAAAATTTTTGAGAGAAGAATCCTTCGGGATGCCGACAAAGTGGTCTTTGTAACCCAAAAAACCGCCGATGTTGTCATGCGCCAGTATCCCGAGGCGTGGCAAAAAAAGATCAATATCATTCCTCACGGCTACGCTAAGGAAGTGTCTGCACCAAATCCCATCCATGGCCCAAGTTCCGGTCCCCTGCGCCTACTCCACGCCGGGGCTTTTTATCCAGGCCAGCGCACTCCAGAGACTTTGTTTAAAGCGCTGCGGGTGCTGCACAATAAGCGTTCTCTAGAAGGACGACTGAGCCTGACTCTGTTAGGTGGCGAGAACGAAAATTATCGAGGAATGGCCCAAAGCCTTGGACTGGCAGGCTTGGTATCATTTGAGCCCTCCGTGTCTCTGTCGGAATGTCACCGCCTTCTTGATGAATGCGATCTCCCGGTGATGATTGACACCTTAGGGTGCGAGGGCATTTTCCTTCCCTCAAAACTGATCGAATACTTCGCCTTTCAAAAGCCCGTTCTGGGCATTACTGAACCTGCCAGCGCTGTCTCCCGCGTGCTAAAAGACTGCGGGCTGCCTGTTGCGGACCAGACTGATGCCGCGCAGATTGCCGGTGTCCTGGAGGATTTCCTCCAGCAATGGGAGTTGGGCACCTGGGGGTTGCCCGCCAGCGTGAAGGAAAAGATGGCCAGCTACCAGATCGACCGCGTCAACCAGCCGCTGTTTGAGATTCTGGAGGGTCTGCAGCAGCAGGTGCGGGCCGTCCGGTAG
- a CDS encoding CmcI family methyltransferase has product MSSADPVSQFFSEREADIDRMGQDSEFGRKSLEWMLHADHYKYNYNFTWMGRPVIKFPGDMIVQQELMWKLKPDLVIETGIAHGGSLVFSASMMEMMGYEGEVVGIDIDIRPHNREALEAHPLMKRITMYEGSSVDTKIVEKVRQHTVGKRCVMVILDSLHSHEHVYQELRAYGEMVTLGSYCLVTDTYVEFFPKGHFSHNRPWDVGNNPYTGMKQYLSETDLFTTDPVPDRKAVITENTEGYLLRIK; this is encoded by the coding sequence ATGTCTAGCGCAGATCCAGTCAGCCAGTTTTTTTCCGAGCGTGAAGCCGATATTGACCGCATGGGACAGGATTCCGAATTCGGCCGGAAATCGCTGGAGTGGATGCTGCATGCCGACCATTATAAATACAATTACAACTTCACGTGGATGGGCAGGCCGGTCATTAAGTTTCCGGGGGACATGATCGTCCAGCAGGAGTTGATGTGGAAGTTGAAACCTGACTTGGTCATCGAAACCGGAATCGCCCATGGCGGCTCGCTGGTCTTTTCGGCCTCCATGATGGAAATGATGGGTTACGAAGGGGAAGTGGTGGGCATCGACATTGACATACGACCTCACAATCGGGAAGCCCTTGAGGCGCATCCCTTGATGAAGCGCATCACGATGTATGAAGGCAGCTCCGTCGATACCAAAATCGTCGAAAAAGTCCGCCAACACACGGTCGGGAAGAGGTGCGTGATGGTCATTCTGGACTCCTTGCATAGTCATGAGCATGTATACCAGGAGCTGCGGGCCTATGGTGAAATGGTCACCTTGGGTTCCTACTGCCTGGTGACGGATACCTATGTGGAGTTTTTCCCCAAGGGCCACTTTTCCCACAACCGGCCGTGGGATGTGGGTAACAACCCCTACACGGGCATGAAGCAGTATCTGTCCGAGACAGACCTTTTCACCACCGACCCGGTCCCGGATCGTAAAGCGGTCATCACGGAAAACACCGAAGGCTACCTCTTGAGAATTAAATAA
- a CDS encoding glycosyltransferase family A protein, which produces MFSVVIPSRTRGDTLPFTIESCLNQSQSGTFEWEVLVFDNASEDDTATKIALFNHPRIRYEKIGTPLCMADSWETAIGLARGEYIVLVGADDALLPGCLATLEVILRQHPGQVVSWATAGYHWPSSGEVQKRNILQIPLGQTLRRLNSASVLKAVLQFRIGYEMLPTFYNSCIPRTLIEEARRATGRAIHASAPDISSGMMFASLTKSYLYLNFPLSVAATSGASNGASILKMRDVGITAETKAAREFLELSAKAQMSFHESLPQVPLLAVQIADAFIRAWSSLGRDPVGKVNMKAFKQNCYAELGYSSEPVKSEWAGILASYFKQTTPVEIAPAGKQHLRLGYNIKRQVMHLDMSNWGIKDACQAAAFSDKLVNPLAIVGDLEAMPPARLSLGRKIKRVTRLLWDGEGES; this is translated from the coding sequence TTGTTTTCAGTCGTAATTCCTTCCCGGACGAGGGGGGATACACTACCCTTCACCATCGAATCATGCCTGAATCAGAGCCAGTCCGGCACGTTTGAGTGGGAGGTCCTGGTTTTTGACAATGCCAGCGAGGACGACACGGCAACGAAAATCGCGCTGTTCAACCACCCCCGGATCCGGTATGAAAAAATCGGCACACCTTTATGCATGGCGGATTCATGGGAAACCGCCATCGGCCTGGCGCGGGGCGAATATATCGTCCTGGTGGGCGCGGATGATGCCCTGCTGCCCGGCTGCCTGGCCACGCTGGAGGTGATCCTGCGACAACACCCTGGACAGGTGGTGAGCTGGGCCACCGCCGGTTACCACTGGCCTTCGAGCGGCGAGGTGCAGAAGCGCAACATCCTTCAGATCCCCCTTGGGCAAACCCTGCGGAGGCTGAATTCTGCCTCGGTGTTGAAAGCTGTCCTGCAGTTTCGCATCGGCTATGAGATGCTGCCAACTTTTTATAACAGTTGCATCCCCCGGACGCTGATCGAAGAGGCCCGCCGGGCCACGGGACGGGCCATCCATGCCAGCGCGCCGGACATCAGCAGCGGCATGATGTTTGCCAGCCTGACCAAAAGTTACCTTTATTTGAACTTCCCCTTGTCCGTCGCCGCGACCTCCGGTGCCAGTAACGGTGCCTCCATCCTTAAAATGCGCGATGTCGGCATCACCGCTGAGACGAAGGCCGCCCGCGAGTTTTTAGAGTTGAGCGCCAAGGCGCAGATGAGCTTTCATGAAAGCCTGCCCCAGGTCCCCCTGCTGGCGGTGCAGATTGCGGATGCCTTCATCCGGGCCTGGTCCTCGCTCGGCCGGGACCCCGTCGGCAAGGTCAACATGAAGGCGTTCAAACAAAACTGTTACGCTGAACTGGGTTACTCCAGCGAGCCAGTGAAGAGCGAATGGGCAGGCATCCTGGCAAGCTACTTCAAGCAAACCACGCCTGTCGAAATTGCTCCGGCGGGGAAGCAGCATCTGCGGCTGGGTTACAATATAAAGAGACAGGTCATGCATCTCGATATGTCTAACTGGGGCATTAAGGATGCCTGCCAGGCCGCAGCTTTCAGTGACAAGCTGGTTAATCCCCTGGCCATCGTAGGGGATCTGGAAGCCATGCCCCCCGCACGCTTGAGTTTAGGGAGGAAGATTAAACGGGTGACTAGGCTCTTGTGGGATGGAGAAGGTGAGAGTTAA
- a CDS encoding dTDP-4-dehydrorhamnose 3,5-epimerase family protein yields the protein MKFTSARLPGVFHISLQPQEDHRGYLLRTYCEDTFAAHGLNTCWKQCNQTLTHELGAVRGMHWQTEPHAEIKLVRCLSGRVWDVVVDIRRDSPTFGQWEAFELCAENPSALYIPAGYAHGFQCLLPSSILFYMMSAPYMPEYARGLRWDDPLVAIPWPLPASGISARDMEQPQLSDLK from the coding sequence ATGAAATTCACCTCTGCCAGACTGCCAGGCGTTTTCCATATCAGTCTCCAGCCCCAGGAAGACCACCGAGGCTATCTGCTCCGAACCTACTGTGAGGACACCTTCGCCGCCCACGGCCTGAACACCTGCTGGAAGCAATGCAACCAGACGCTCACCCACGAATTGGGTGCGGTGAGAGGAATGCACTGGCAGACCGAGCCTCATGCCGAAATCAAACTCGTGCGTTGCCTGTCCGGGCGTGTCTGGGACGTCGTGGTGGACATCCGCCGGGATTCGCCCACATTTGGCCAATGGGAGGCCTTTGAGCTGTGCGCGGAAAATCCATCCGCCCTGTATATCCCTGCCGGTTACGCCCATGGCTTTCAATGTCTACTTCCTTCCAGCATTCTCTTTTACATGATGTCCGCACCCTATATGCCCGAGTACGCCCGGGGTCTTCGGTGGGATGATCCATTGGTCGCTATTCCTTGGCCGCTTCCTGCCTCCGGCATCTCGGCTCGGGATATGGAGCAACCTCAACTCTCCGATCTCAAGTGA
- the rfbG gene encoding CDP-glucose 4,6-dehydratase, which translates to MFGGIYRNKKVLVTGHTGFKGGWLSLWLHQLGAEVSGFSLPPPAEDTLFHILPPNCFTRSIFDDLRDEHAINKAVAESNADVIFHLAAQPIVGTSYREPISTFTTNALGTALLLEAVRKAGSSAAIVVVTSDKCYLNDNSGRPFIETDALGGHDVYSMSKAATEMVVTAWHSSFFSKQAKLGPLATARAGNVIGGGDYAEDRIIPDAVRAFEYNQPLVLRRPQATRPWQHVLESLSGYLALGQRILSEPDCLQLMNFNFGPEHEAERSVQDLMNAWLKGWPGAFDLQIMPEPTYGEATRLSLNHSKAKEQLGWLPVWDFYDTVSQTTAWYRQRHENKSSPADMLAFTHQQIALYCDAARSKGAAWTA; encoded by the coding sequence ATGTTTGGAGGAATATACAGAAACAAGAAAGTTCTTGTCACGGGTCATACCGGCTTTAAAGGCGGCTGGTTGAGCTTGTGGTTGCATCAGCTGGGCGCAGAGGTCAGCGGCTTTTCCCTCCCCCCCCCTGCAGAGGATACTTTGTTTCACATCCTGCCCCCAAACTGTTTCACCAGATCAATTTTCGACGATCTCCGGGATGAGCATGCCATTAACAAGGCCGTGGCGGAAAGTAATGCGGACGTCATATTCCATTTGGCCGCGCAGCCCATCGTCGGGACTTCATATCGCGAACCCATCAGTACATTTACCACCAATGCTCTCGGCACTGCGCTGCTGCTGGAAGCAGTCAGGAAGGCTGGCAGCTCTGCGGCCATCGTGGTGGTGACGAGTGACAAGTGCTACCTCAATGACAATAGCGGCAGGCCGTTCATCGAAACGGATGCGCTGGGCGGCCATGATGTTTATTCGATGAGCAAAGCCGCGACAGAAATGGTGGTTACAGCATGGCATTCCTCCTTTTTTTCCAAGCAGGCCAAGCTAGGCCCGCTCGCCACCGCAAGGGCTGGGAATGTGATTGGCGGTGGAGATTATGCGGAGGACCGCATCATTCCTGATGCCGTGCGGGCCTTTGAATACAATCAGCCGCTGGTGCTACGCCGACCACAGGCCACGCGGCCCTGGCAGCATGTGTTGGAATCGCTCAGCGGTTATCTGGCGTTAGGCCAGCGAATTCTCTCGGAACCGGATTGCTTGCAGCTTATGAACTTTAATTTCGGCCCTGAACATGAAGCCGAACGGAGTGTGCAAGATCTGATGAACGCCTGGCTGAAAGGCTGGCCCGGAGCTTTCGATCTGCAAATCATGCCCGAACCCACTTATGGCGAAGCAACTCGCTTGAGTTTAAACCACAGCAAGGCAAAGGAGCAGCTTGGCTGGTTGCCAGTCTGGGACTTTTACGACACCGTCAGCCAGACGACCGCCTGGTATCGCCAGCGGCATGAAAACAAATCCAGCCCTGCGGACATGCTGGCCTTTACTCATCAACAAATCGCTCTCTATTGTGACGCAGCCCGCAGTAAGGGGGCCGCCTGGACAGCCTAG
- a CDS encoding NAD(P)-dependent oxidoreductase — MKILVTGANGFIGRSFCQKASADGNEVLGMVRSPSGLPHPEVLGSLEAPPWKQIEAFAPDAVVHLAWTATPGVYLNSPENPVFLGQSKLFLNRCLTMGVRHIAAAGTCIEYASDSGPLDEMQSRLSAAFPYSKAKTELFHWLKDSMAGTGNPWTWFRIFYPYGPGEHSNRLPSFITRQLLAGQPIQLLTPDSIKDYIFIDDLTAAMCRALEQGFTGPLNLGTGRGVRLRDLAYEVARVVDADPSLVGDAVPTARDPWPVMVAGQAGLDRLAWTPRTSLSEGLSRLAHKLQ, encoded by the coding sequence GTGAAAATCCTAGTGACGGGGGCCAATGGTTTTATCGGCAGATCCTTTTGCCAGAAAGCCTCGGCAGATGGGAACGAGGTGCTGGGTATGGTGCGCAGCCCATCCGGCCTTCCGCATCCTGAGGTCCTGGGCAGCCTAGAAGCGCCCCCCTGGAAACAGATCGAAGCGTTTGCGCCGGATGCCGTGGTCCATCTGGCTTGGACAGCCACCCCAGGAGTGTATCTAAACTCGCCTGAAAACCCGGTCTTCCTGGGGCAGAGCAAATTATTTCTCAACCGTTGCCTTACGATGGGCGTCCGGCACATCGCAGCGGCAGGCACCTGCATTGAATACGCCTCTGACTCCGGCCCGCTTGATGAGATGCAGTCACGATTGTCTGCAGCTTTCCCTTATTCAAAGGCCAAGACGGAGTTGTTCCACTGGCTTAAAGACAGCATGGCGGGCACTGGGAACCCCTGGACTTGGTTCAGGATATTCTATCCCTATGGTCCAGGGGAGCATAGCAACCGGCTTCCAAGCTTCATCACCCGGCAACTCCTCGCCGGGCAGCCAATTCAGTTGCTTACTCCAGACAGCATCAAGGATTATATATTCATTGATGACCTAACAGCCGCCATGTGCCGCGCCCTGGAGCAGGGTTTCACCGGCCCCCTCAATCTTGGCACCGGTCGGGGCGTCAGGCTCCGGGACCTCGCGTACGAGGTGGCCAGGGTCGTCGACGCAGACCCATCACTAGTCGGGGACGCCGTGCCCACTGCCCGGGATCCATGGCCAGTGATGGTAGCTGGCCAGGCAGGTTTGGATCGCCTCGCATGGACACCCCGCACATCCCTCTCCGAAGGTCTCTCCAGGCTCGCTCACAAACTCCAGTGA